One genomic region from Paramicrobacterium agarici encodes:
- the recO gene encoding DNA repair protein RecO, with protein MPLYRDEGVVLRTHKLGEADRIVTLLTRQHGKVRAVAKGIRRTSSRFGSRLEPFMVADLQLYEGRSLDTITQADTLGAYGQIIAADYDSYTAANVMVETADKLTESDSNHQQYLLLLGALRSLSRAEHAPSATLDSYLLRALSLAGWAPSFVDCARCQEPGPHDAVVVQMGGVVCPDCAPTGSPKVDSQTRELLGSLLAGDWAVVDAADAAVRSRASGLVGAYVQWHLERGLRSYAHLSSSSKMESRQ; from the coding sequence GTGCCGTTGTATCGAGATGAGGGCGTCGTCCTTCGCACCCACAAGCTGGGCGAGGCCGATCGCATTGTGACCCTGCTGACGCGTCAGCACGGCAAGGTGCGCGCCGTCGCAAAGGGCATCCGGAGAACGAGTTCGCGCTTCGGCTCCCGACTCGAGCCGTTCATGGTCGCCGATCTGCAACTGTACGAGGGCCGAAGTCTCGACACCATCACGCAGGCGGACACCCTGGGAGCCTACGGACAGATCATTGCCGCTGACTACGACAGCTACACGGCAGCGAACGTCATGGTCGAGACCGCGGACAAACTCACGGAGTCTGATTCAAACCATCAGCAGTACCTGCTGCTGCTCGGGGCACTGCGCTCGCTCTCGCGTGCCGAGCATGCCCCGAGTGCGACGCTTGACTCGTATCTGCTGCGAGCGCTGTCACTAGCTGGATGGGCCCCGAGCTTCGTGGACTGCGCACGCTGTCAGGAGCCGGGACCGCACGACGCCGTCGTTGTTCAGATGGGCGGAGTCGTGTGTCCCGACTGCGCGCCGACGGGCAGCCCGAAGGTGGATTCCCAGACACGTGAGCTGCTGGGTTCGCTTCTCGCCGGAGACTGGGCCGTCGTGGATGCTGCTGACGCAGCGGTGCGCTCACGGGCCAGCGGCCTCGTCGGCGCCTACGTGCAATGGCACCTCGAGCGCGGACTCCGCTCCTATGCCCACCTCAGTTCGTCATCGAAGATGGAAAGCCGACAGTGA
- a CDS encoding sensor histidine kinase, translated as MIRSLLPRQYAVDGAVGILVAILCLPFAVRGTFIDVWLILVTWGVFSLRRVSPALALTAAWIGVIAQMGSGASPNAYNIAVPIVLYATARYGDGWVRWYGLASAVVGGIIASAYVVLITNASAGFDVTTISILSFAAVMGAIAGIVVLGLSWTLGQLMRTADAARQAGYERFRAQQAQLLAEQATVVEHERGRIARDMHDVVAHSLAVVVAQADGARYVHKGDPEALARTLETVSETARHALGDVRLLLSELRHEQESGPQPGLADLDALVERMRSAGLSIRYTLIGTLPELPTGRQIAAYRILQEALTNALHHGDPTRDVDVLVKGDAHCIDLVVENESAQVPASPDAGLTRGHGLPGMRERASLAGGTLDIDASVAGRFRVHARLPAA; from the coding sequence ATGATTCGATCTCTGCTGCCGCGGCAATACGCCGTCGACGGTGCGGTAGGGATACTCGTCGCGATACTGTGCCTGCCGTTCGCGGTACGAGGAACGTTCATCGACGTGTGGCTGATTCTTGTCACGTGGGGCGTCTTCTCGCTGCGAAGAGTCTCTCCTGCCCTCGCCCTCACAGCGGCGTGGATCGGCGTGATCGCGCAGATGGGTTCTGGAGCATCACCGAATGCTTACAACATCGCCGTGCCGATCGTGCTGTACGCGACGGCCCGGTACGGTGACGGATGGGTGCGCTGGTACGGGCTCGCGTCTGCTGTCGTTGGAGGAATCATCGCGTCGGCGTACGTCGTGCTGATTACGAACGCGAGCGCCGGCTTTGACGTGACGACGATTTCCATTCTGTCGTTCGCCGCCGTGATGGGGGCGATCGCCGGAATCGTCGTGCTGGGGCTCTCGTGGACGCTTGGCCAGCTCATGCGCACAGCCGATGCTGCTCGGCAGGCGGGCTATGAACGTTTTCGAGCGCAGCAAGCTCAGCTGCTTGCGGAACAGGCCACCGTCGTCGAGCACGAGCGGGGCAGGATCGCGCGCGACATGCACGATGTCGTCGCTCACTCCCTCGCCGTCGTCGTCGCGCAAGCAGATGGGGCGCGTTACGTGCACAAGGGTGATCCAGAGGCACTCGCGCGCACCCTTGAAACCGTCTCGGAAACGGCGCGACACGCATTGGGAGACGTTCGGCTGCTCTTGAGCGAGCTCCGCCACGAGCAAGAGAGCGGACCGCAGCCGGGCCTCGCGGATCTCGACGCCCTTGTTGAGCGAATGCGGAGCGCGGGCCTCTCGATTCGATACACGTTGATCGGAACGCTCCCCGAACTTCCGACGGGGCGGCAGATCGCCGCGTACCGGATCCTGCAGGAGGCGCTCACCAACGCGCTCCATCACGGGGACCCGACCCGCGATGTTGACGTTCTTGTCAAGGGAGACGCGCACTGCATCGATCTCGTTGTCGAGAACGAGTCAGCGCAGGTTCCGGCGTCCCCTGACGCCGGGCTCACGCGCGGGCATGGATTGCCCGGAATGCGCGAGCGCGCGTCGCTCGCGGGCGGTACGCTCGATATCGATGCGTCCGTCGCCGGCCGATTCCGCGTGCACGCACGACTTCCCGCAGCTTGA
- the leuA gene encoding 2-isopropylmalate synthase translates to MKNNQKPSPMPTHKYRPFHEQISVDLPDRTWPDARISKAPRWCAVDLRDGNQALIDPMSPERKRVMFDMLVRMGYKEIEVGFPSASQTDFDFVRSLIDDDVIPDDVTIQVLTQCREHLIRRTYESIAGAKQAIVHLYNSTSVLQRDVVFRSDKQGIIDIALNGARLCKQMESTVPGTTVYYEYSPESYTGTELEFAVEICNQVLEVLEPTAERNVIINLPATVEMATPNVYADSIEWMNRHLSHRDNVILSLHPHNDRGTAIAAAELGYMAGADRIEGCLFGNGERTGNVDLVALGINLFTQGIDPQIDFSDIDEIKRTAEYCNQLAVHERSPWAGDLVFTAFSGSHQDAIKKGFEAMSVDAASRGVSTEDLAWAVPYLPVDPKDLGRSYEAVIRVNSQSGKGGVAYLLKSDRGMELPRRLQIEFSSVVQSRTDSEGGEVTSDEIWRIFRDEYLPADTGTGKWGRFELNGLRTSSNVDGGVEIDVTLRDGDAVDQHTAHGNGPIAAFLSVMNEHGVEVTLYDYVEHALSASGDASAAAYVELHVGDSRLWGVGVDGDISVASLKAIISAVNRGLRADTPSPQLVSTTA, encoded by the coding sequence ATGAAGAACAACCAGAAGCCATCGCCGATGCCGACCCACAAGTACCGGCCGTTTCACGAGCAGATCTCGGTCGATCTGCCCGATCGGACGTGGCCGGATGCCCGGATCTCGAAAGCTCCCCGCTGGTGCGCGGTCGATCTGCGCGACGGCAACCAGGCGCTTATCGACCCGATGAGCCCCGAGCGCAAGCGCGTCATGTTCGACATGCTCGTGCGTATGGGCTACAAGGAGATCGAGGTCGGGTTCCCGAGCGCGAGCCAGACCGACTTCGATTTCGTGCGTTCCCTCATCGACGACGACGTCATTCCTGACGACGTCACGATTCAGGTGCTCACGCAGTGCCGGGAGCACCTCATTCGGCGCACGTACGAGTCCATCGCGGGCGCGAAGCAGGCGATCGTGCACCTGTACAACTCAACGAGCGTGCTGCAGCGCGACGTCGTGTTCCGATCAGACAAGCAGGGAATCATCGACATTGCCCTGAACGGAGCACGCCTGTGCAAGCAGATGGAGAGCACGGTCCCCGGAACGACCGTGTACTACGAGTACTCGCCGGAGAGCTACACAGGCACAGAGCTCGAGTTCGCTGTCGAGATCTGCAATCAGGTGCTCGAGGTTCTTGAGCCGACGGCGGAGCGCAACGTCATCATCAACCTGCCCGCGACGGTCGAGATGGCCACTCCGAACGTGTATGCGGACTCGATCGAGTGGATGAACCGGCACCTCAGTCACCGGGACAACGTCATTCTCTCGCTGCATCCTCACAACGACCGCGGCACGGCGATCGCCGCTGCGGAGCTCGGCTACATGGCGGGTGCGGACCGCATTGAAGGATGCCTGTTCGGCAATGGCGAGCGCACGGGAAACGTCGACCTCGTCGCGCTCGGCATCAATCTGTTCACGCAGGGCATTGACCCGCAGATCGACTTCAGCGACATCGACGAGATCAAGCGCACAGCCGAGTACTGCAACCAGCTTGCCGTGCACGAGCGCAGTCCGTGGGCAGGCGACTTGGTGTTCACGGCATTCAGCGGTTCCCACCAGGATGCCATCAAGAAGGGGTTCGAAGCCATGAGCGTCGACGCTGCGTCGCGCGGCGTCTCGACGGAAGACCTGGCGTGGGCGGTTCCGTATCTGCCCGTTGATCCCAAAGACCTCGGGCGCTCGTACGAGGCCGTGATTCGCGTCAACTCGCAGTCGGGAAAGGGCGGCGTGGCGTATCTCCTGAAGTCCGATCGCGGAATGGAATTGCCGCGCCGACTGCAGATTGAGTTCTCGTCTGTCGTGCAGAGCCGAACGGACTCCGAAGGCGGAGAGGTTACGAGCGATGAGATCTGGCGTATCTTCCGCGACGAGTATCTGCCGGCCGACACGGGCACGGGCAAGTGGGGCCGCTTTGAGCTGAACGGTCTTCGCACGTCAAGCAACGTCGACGGGGGAGTTGAAATCGACGTCACGCTTCGCGACGGAGACGCCGTGGACCAGCACACAGCCCACGGGAACGGTCCAATCGCCGCGTTCCTCAGCGTGATGAACGAACACGGGGTCGAGGTCACTCTGTACGACTACGTCGAGCACGCATTGAGCGCGAGCGGAGATGCGTCAGCGGCCGCATATGTCGAGCTCCACGTCGGTGACAGCAGGCTCTGGGGCGTCGGTGTGGACGGTGACATCTCCGTCGCTTCGCTCAAGGCGATCATCTCCGCGGTCAATCGCGGGCTCAGGGCAGACACCCCCAGTCCGCAGCTGGTCTCGACGACGGCGTAG
- the ybeY gene encoding rRNA maturation RNase YbeY, whose amino-acid sequence MSIEINNESAVAVDEGALLRLANHALGVMHVSSEAELNIVMVDEGAMEQLHVQWMDEPGPTDVLSFPMDELKPGTEENPAPPGLLGDIVLCPQVAELQAETAGHSTLDELLLLTTHGILHLLGFDHAEPDEEREMFGIQRDILLSFATIERHGA is encoded by the coding sequence GTGAGCATTGAGATCAACAATGAATCCGCCGTCGCTGTCGATGAAGGAGCACTGCTTCGTCTGGCGAACCATGCCCTCGGTGTCATGCACGTGAGTTCAGAGGCAGAGCTGAACATCGTGATGGTCGACGAGGGTGCGATGGAGCAGCTGCACGTTCAATGGATGGACGAACCGGGCCCGACGGATGTCTTGAGCTTCCCGATGGATGAGCTCAAGCCGGGGACAGAGGAGAACCCCGCACCTCCCGGCCTACTCGGTGACATCGTTCTCTGCCCGCAGGTTGCGGAGTTGCAAGCTGAGACCGCTGGACATTCAACGCTCGATGAACTGCTCCTGCTGACAACACACGGAATTCTGCATCTTCTTGGCTTCGACCACGCCGAGCCTGATGAGGAGCGTGAGATGTTCGGTATCCAGCGCGACATTCTGCTGTCGTTCGCCACGATCGAACGGCACGGCGCGTAA
- a CDS encoding HIT domain-containing protein, which yields MTKSTPSVFSRIIAREIPATIVAENDKLIAFEDIKPQANVHILVVPKTDQYSTVSELAAGDPQLLAELIAMTQQIADERSEGQYRLIFNSGAEAGQTVFHVHAHVIAGDLGEGTLVGR from the coding sequence ATGACTAAGTCGACACCGAGCGTCTTCAGCCGCATCATCGCACGTGAGATTCCGGCGACGATCGTGGCCGAGAACGACAAGCTGATCGCGTTCGAGGACATCAAACCACAGGCGAACGTTCACATTCTCGTCGTGCCTAAGACAGACCAGTACTCGACGGTCAGCGAACTCGCTGCTGGTGATCCTCAGCTTCTCGCCGAGCTCATCGCCATGACGCAGCAGATCGCCGATGAGCGCTCCGAGGGGCAGTATCGGCTGATCTTCAACAGCGGAGCCGAAGCGGGGCAGACAGTTTTCCACGTGCATGCGCACGTGATCGCCGGAGACCTCGGAGAGGGGACCCTTGTCGGACGCTGA
- a CDS encoding PhoH family protein, producing the protein MSDADQPERTPETTASLHVDGIAMVHLLGPQDRLLTRIEHEHPDVSVHVRGNVITLTGPDASVASTRELIEQLLVLVRNGQDLAQSDVTTSSRLIDAGTHTPSDILGQTILSSRGKTIRPKTAGQKSYVDAIDENTIVFGIGPAGTGKTYLAMAKAVQALQRKEVTRIILSRPAIEAGERLGFLPGTLTDKIDPYLRPLYDALNEMMDPELVPKLLAAGTIEVAPLAYMRGRTLNDSFVVLDEAQNTTPEQMKMFLTRLGFNSKMVVTGDITQVDLPGASSGLRLVTRVLKNIDDIEFCRLTSDDVVRHTLVGQIVDAYSEYDQRQQAERYERDQAREFANRAERRGRQPRDHQRKPGGFSS; encoded by the coding sequence TTGTCGGACGCTGACCAACCTGAACGCACGCCGGAAACAACAGCTTCGCTGCACGTCGACGGCATCGCGATGGTGCACTTGCTCGGCCCCCAGGACCGTCTCTTGACACGGATCGAGCACGAGCATCCTGATGTCAGCGTGCACGTGCGCGGAAACGTCATCACTCTCACGGGTCCTGACGCTTCCGTGGCGTCGACTCGCGAACTGATCGAGCAGCTCCTCGTGCTCGTGCGCAACGGCCAAGATCTCGCTCAGTCCGATGTGACGACATCGTCCCGGCTAATCGATGCGGGCACGCACACGCCCTCGGACATTCTCGGTCAGACCATCCTGTCTTCTCGAGGCAAGACGATCCGGCCGAAGACGGCGGGGCAGAAATCGTATGTCGACGCCATCGATGAGAACACGATCGTCTTCGGAATCGGACCCGCTGGGACAGGCAAAACGTACCTGGCGATGGCCAAGGCCGTGCAGGCGCTGCAGCGCAAGGAAGTCACGCGGATTATTCTCTCGCGCCCTGCCATCGAAGCAGGCGAGAGACTCGGATTTCTGCCGGGAACGCTGACCGACAAGATCGATCCGTACCTGCGTCCGCTTTACGACGCGCTGAACGAGATGATGGACCCGGAACTCGTTCCGAAACTTCTCGCGGCTGGCACGATCGAGGTCGCCCCGCTCGCATACATGCGCGGTCGCACACTCAATGACTCTTTCGTGGTCCTCGATGAGGCCCAGAACACGACGCCAGAGCAGATGAAGATGTTTCTCACGCGCCTCGGCTTCAACTCGAAGATGGTCGTCACGGGCGACATCACGCAGGTGGACCTCCCCGGAGCGTCCTCCGGACTCCGGCTGGTGACCCGCGTGCTGAAGAACATCGATGACATCGAGTTCTGCCGTCTGACAAGTGACGACGTCGTGCGCCACACGCTCGTCGGTCAGATCGTCGACGCCTACAGCGAGTACGACCAACGGCAGCAGGCGGAACGCTACGAACGTGATCAGGCTCGCGAGTTCGCGAACCGCGCCGAGCGCCGGGGGCGCCAACCGCGTGATCATCAACGTAAACCCGGAGGCTTCAGCTCGTGA
- a CDS encoding ABC transporter ATP-binding protein: MKISTSQMGLAARVVGVSKGYGRGQSLVRALDGVTVGLRTAEFTAIMGPSGSGKSTLMHVMAGLDSVDSGEVWIGDDDITSLGDSALTVLRRRRIGFVFQAFNLVPTLDAEANILLPFDLDGRTPTSEEQNHFLTLVDRLGLNDRLRHRPSELSGGQQQRVAIARALVTRPDIVFADEPTGNLDSRSGREVLSILSDASRNFAQTIAMVTHDAAAASMASRVIVLGDGRVVGDLGPSSAEQIASTTLRLEQSR; this comes from the coding sequence ATGAAGATTTCCACATCGCAAATGGGACTCGCTGCGCGTGTTGTCGGCGTGAGCAAGGGCTACGGCCGCGGACAGAGTCTCGTGCGCGCGCTCGACGGTGTCACGGTCGGTCTGCGCACGGCCGAGTTCACCGCCATCATGGGGCCGAGCGGGTCTGGAAAATCCACGCTGATGCATGTGATGGCCGGCCTCGACTCCGTGGACTCCGGAGAAGTGTGGATCGGTGACGACGACATCACAAGCCTCGGTGATTCCGCGCTGACCGTGCTGCGACGCCGGCGCATCGGGTTTGTCTTCCAGGCGTTCAACCTCGTACCGACTCTTGACGCCGAAGCGAACATTCTGCTGCCGTTCGATTTGGACGGTCGTACGCCCACCAGTGAGGAGCAGAATCATTTTCTTACGCTCGTCGATCGACTCGGGCTGAATGATCGGCTCCGCCATCGCCCGAGCGAATTGAGCGGTGGCCAGCAACAACGCGTCGCGATCGCACGGGCGCTCGTGACGCGGCCAGACATCGTGTTCGCAGATGAGCCGACGGGAAATCTCGATTCGCGCAGTGGACGCGAAGTCCTCAGCATCCTGTCCGACGCGAGCCGCAACTTCGCGCAGACGATCGCCATGGTCACTCACGACGCCGCTGCGGCGAGCATGGCGTCACGCGTGATCGTCCTCGGCGATGGACGCGTTGTTGGAGACCTCGGTCCGTCGTCAGCCGAGCAGATCGCCTCGACGACACTGCGACTGGAACAGAGCCGATGA
- a CDS encoding response regulator: protein MPETISVALVDDQSLFRAGIRMLIDSQPDLEFAGEAENGHDGVVLARSARPDVMLMDVRMPQLDGIEATERILSEADAAGRDAPRIIVLTTFELDEGAARALRIGASGFLLKDSQPEFLLAAIRSVHSGSAVIAPGATKTLLAQLGQAPVSREPTEFAALTDREKQIFRLAASGLSNSEIAGREFLSEATVKTHVSRVLSKLGARDRVQLVIYAYEHGVIG from the coding sequence ATGCCAGAAACCATTTCCGTCGCCCTCGTCGATGATCAGTCGCTCTTTCGTGCCGGAATTCGCATGCTCATCGATTCGCAACCTGACCTCGAGTTCGCCGGAGAAGCTGAGAACGGGCATGACGGAGTCGTTCTCGCTCGCTCAGCACGCCCCGATGTGATGCTCATGGACGTTCGCATGCCGCAGCTCGACGGCATCGAGGCGACGGAGCGCATTTTGTCAGAGGCGGATGCAGCCGGTCGCGATGCACCGCGCATCATCGTGCTCACGACGTTCGAGCTCGACGAGGGCGCAGCGAGGGCGCTGCGCATCGGCGCGAGCGGCTTTCTTCTCAAGGACTCACAGCCCGAATTCCTTCTCGCCGCCATCCGTTCAGTTCACTCGGGGAGCGCGGTCATCGCGCCCGGCGCGACGAAAACCCTCCTTGCCCAGCTGGGCCAGGCGCCGGTCTCGCGTGAACCCACGGAGTTCGCAGCACTGACGGATCGTGAGAAGCAGATCTTCCGCCTCGCGGCGTCAGGGCTGAGCAATTCCGAGATCGCCGGACGCGAGTTTCTCAGCGAAGCGACGGTGAAAACCCACGTCAGTCGCGTGCTCAGCAAGCTAGGGGCTCGCGATCGTGTGCAACTCGTAATCTACGCATACGAGCACGGCGTCATCGGCTGA
- a CDS encoding hemolysin family protein, translating into MLLIVFVCGALALIAFAGLMTAADAAIGVKSRNDIQELAQQSRDSRSLNAIATDPGAHMNSINFMRIFAETTAAVLVTLVFAQLFTQLWIALLLSAFIMTLVSFVLVGASPRSFGRNHADAILRITGPLIHFVRVLLGPIAHALMAIGNRVTPGVPREISFSSEEQLLSMVDEATEMSVLEEDDRELIHSIFEFNDTFVREVMIPRTDMVSIDHDTTVMAALGVFLSTGISRAPVVSDDVDEVLGVLYLKDLARVVYEGDSAAQQSDALGLVRPAMFVPESKKVDDLLQQMQGESNHLAMVVDEYGGIAGLVTLEDLIEELIGDIADEYDRELQDVEKLSTSRYRVSSRLSIDELGDLFDMELEDDDVDSVGGLLAKALDRLPVPGDTVTAHGLTMTAERTTGRQGEISTIIVEREPDTRAESPADEEWQ; encoded by the coding sequence GTGCTTCTTATCGTCTTTGTCTGCGGGGCGCTTGCGCTCATCGCATTCGCAGGTCTCATGACGGCGGCTGACGCCGCCATTGGTGTCAAGTCGCGCAACGACATTCAGGAACTCGCTCAGCAGAGCCGCGACTCACGATCGCTGAATGCCATCGCCACCGACCCCGGTGCGCACATGAACTCCATAAACTTCATGCGTATCTTCGCTGAGACGACCGCGGCGGTGCTCGTGACGCTGGTCTTCGCTCAGCTGTTCACCCAGCTGTGGATCGCGCTTCTGCTCTCGGCATTCATCATGACCCTCGTCTCGTTCGTACTCGTTGGCGCGAGCCCGCGCAGCTTCGGGCGCAACCACGCAGACGCGATCCTCCGGATCACAGGGCCGTTGATCCACTTCGTCCGAGTGCTTCTGGGCCCGATCGCGCACGCGCTGATGGCGATCGGCAACCGCGTCACGCCAGGTGTGCCGCGGGAGATCTCCTTCTCGTCAGAAGAACAGCTTCTCAGCATGGTCGACGAAGCTACCGAGATGAGTGTTCTCGAAGAAGACGATCGCGAGCTGATTCACTCGATCTTCGAGTTCAATGACACCTTTGTTCGCGAAGTCATGATTCCTCGTACCGACATGGTGAGCATCGACCATGACACGACGGTGATGGCCGCTCTCGGTGTGTTTCTGAGTACGGGGATCTCACGGGCGCCCGTCGTTTCTGACGATGTCGATGAGGTGCTTGGCGTTCTGTACCTCAAGGATCTTGCACGTGTCGTGTATGAGGGCGATTCAGCGGCGCAGCAGAGCGACGCGCTCGGCCTCGTGCGTCCTGCCATGTTCGTCCCCGAGTCGAAAAAAGTCGACGATCTGCTGCAGCAGATGCAGGGTGAGTCAAATCATCTGGCCATGGTCGTCGATGAGTACGGCGGAATCGCCGGACTGGTGACACTCGAGGACCTTATCGAAGAGCTCATTGGCGACATCGCCGACGAATACGATCGAGAGCTGCAAGACGTCGAAAAGCTCTCGACCTCCCGGTACCGTGTCAGCTCGCGACTCTCCATCGACGAACTCGGCGACCTCTTCGACATGGAGCTCGAGGACGACGACGTCGACTCCGTCGGCGGGCTTCTCGCCAAGGCGCTTGACCGTCTCCCGGTCCCGGGTGACACGGTCACCGCGCACGGGCTCACGATGACCGCGGAACGCACAACGGGCAGACAGGGCGAGATCAGCACGATTATCGTCGAGCGGGAGCCGGATACCCGCGCGGAATCTCCAGCGGATGAGGAGTGGCAATGA
- a CDS encoding ABC transporter permease, with amino-acid sequence MILSARDLRSTALVAALSAGFGVALLQGTSVLVAALGEHDVAARARMQLALTVVAAVFFAIAVFVGAIVTSNTVRTVVAGRTRDIARLRLLGASARSIRRGFLRTGLVASAIGSTAGGLLLGGICAMGVPVVVNWGMLPDAPYVLVQWTLVLPVIITIVTCVAAIWLGSRSVLAVSPIEATGRAATSDPITSPWHTRSGVWLLGGGVALLAGGVIVGQVTSTGLLIAVLGGMASFLGVVLLAEKILPPVLGGVGKLLSMGPASRLSATNALRDPGRTSRATIGIVIGVTLIVMFSVAMETYYDVLFGAQSDLPELYRGTDTALSLSIAVFSVLFGFSAVIAAVGLVNTLSLSVLQRRRELGLLRTIGLSRRPVRTMVTVESITMSISGVILGFALGIGYGWSGAMALLGSIPGGRLVSPVIPLWLMAAVIGSALLLAVMAALLPVRRVLRDRPIAALAAE; translated from the coding sequence ATGATCCTCTCAGCACGCGATCTTCGATCAACCGCGCTCGTCGCCGCGCTCTCAGCGGGCTTCGGGGTGGCTCTTCTGCAGGGAACCTCGGTTCTCGTGGCTGCGCTCGGTGAGCATGATGTCGCTGCCAGAGCTCGCATGCAGCTGGCGCTGACCGTTGTCGCCGCTGTGTTTTTCGCGATTGCGGTGTTCGTCGGAGCGATCGTGACGTCGAACACCGTACGAACTGTCGTCGCGGGCCGAACACGAGACATCGCGCGGCTTCGTCTGCTCGGTGCGTCGGCCCGCAGCATCCGTCGAGGATTTCTGCGCACCGGGCTCGTCGCGTCGGCGATCGGGAGCACCGCAGGCGGACTCCTGCTCGGCGGAATCTGTGCGATGGGCGTGCCCGTGGTGGTGAACTGGGGGATGCTGCCCGACGCGCCCTATGTCCTCGTGCAGTGGACGCTCGTGCTCCCCGTGATCATCACGATCGTGACGTGCGTCGCCGCCATCTGGCTTGGATCGCGCTCCGTGCTCGCCGTATCGCCGATTGAAGCCACGGGCCGTGCAGCGACGAGCGATCCCATCACGTCGCCCTGGCACACTCGCTCCGGCGTGTGGCTCCTCGGCGGGGGAGTAGCGCTGCTTGCGGGCGGCGTCATCGTCGGACAGGTCACGTCGACCGGCCTGCTCATCGCCGTTCTGGGAGGGATGGCATCGTTTCTCGGAGTCGTTCTCCTGGCCGAGAAAATTCTGCCGCCCGTGCTCGGGGGAGTCGGCAAGCTGCTGTCGATGGGACCCGCTTCTCGGCTGTCTGCGACGAACGCGCTTCGTGATCCGGGGCGCACCAGTCGCGCCACAATTGGCATCGTCATCGGGGTGACCTTGATCGTGATGTTCTCTGTCGCGATGGAGACCTACTACGACGTGCTTTTCGGTGCTCAGTCAGATCTCCCGGAGCTCTACCGGGGAACGGACACAGCTCTGTCGCTGTCGATCGCCGTCTTCTCTGTGCTCTTCGGATTCTCGGCGGTCATCGCGGCGGTCGGCCTCGTGAACACGCTCTCACTGTCTGTGCTACAGCGTCGACGCGAACTCGGGTTGCTCCGGACGATCGGACTCTCTCGGCGCCCCGTGCGGACGATGGTGACGGTGGAGAGCATCACGATGAGCATCTCCGGCGTGATCCTGGGATTCGCCCTCGGCATCGGGTACGGCTGGAGCGGGGCGATGGCACTGCTCGGCTCGATTCCAGGCGGAAGGCTCGTCTCTCCTGTCATTCCCCTCTGGCTGATGGCTGCGGTCATCGGATCAGCGCTGCTTCTCGCGGTGATGGCGGCACTTCTGCCCGTCCGACGCGTGCTGCGGGATCGGCCGATCGCCGCTCTTGCCGCAGAGTGA
- the era gene encoding GTPase Era, with the protein MSDSPRDAYRAGFVSFVGRPNVGKSTLMNALVGSKVAITSEKPQTTRKAIRGIVSSESGQVIVVDTPGVHRPRTLLGERLNDLVQSTLGDMDVIGMCVPAGEAIGPGDRFINEQLDDYPRAKKVAIVTKIDAVPKAQVADQLYAVSQLREWDEIIPVSSVKQLQLDILVEQLTKLLPESPRLYPDERITDESIEDRIAEYIREAALEGVRDELPHSLAVTVDDVSAREHKDIVDIYANVFVERDSQKAIVIGKHGARLREVGERARAQIEPLVGSRVFLSLRVKVARDWQRDPKQLGRLGF; encoded by the coding sequence ATGAGCGATTCACCTCGCGACGCATACCGGGCGGGGTTCGTCTCGTTCGTCGGACGGCCAAACGTCGGTAAGTCGACGCTCATGAACGCCCTCGTCGGGAGCAAAGTCGCGATCACGAGCGAGAAGCCTCAGACGACGCGCAAGGCGATCAGGGGCATCGTCTCCTCTGAATCCGGTCAGGTCATCGTTGTCGACACACCTGGTGTGCACAGACCGAGAACCTTGCTCGGGGAGCGTCTCAACGATCTGGTCCAGTCCACGCTCGGCGACATGGACGTGATCGGCATGTGCGTTCCCGCAGGCGAGGCGATCGGGCCCGGAGACCGGTTCATCAACGAGCAGCTCGACGACTACCCCCGTGCAAAGAAGGTTGCGATCGTCACGAAGATCGACGCCGTCCCAAAGGCGCAGGTGGCCGACCAGCTTTACGCCGTGTCGCAATTGAGGGAATGGGACGAGATCATTCCCGTGTCCAGCGTGAAGCAGCTTCAGCTGGACATTCTTGTTGAGCAACTCACGAAGCTGCTTCCCGAATCACCACGTCTCTATCCCGATGAGCGGATTACCGACGAGTCCATCGAGGACCGGATCGCCGAGTACATTCGCGAGGCCGCTCTCGAAGGCGTGCGAGATGAGCTTCCGCACTCGCTCGCTGTGACGGTAGATGATGTCAGCGCACGCGAGCACAAAGACATCGTCGATATCTACGCGAATGTGTTCGTGGAGCGCGACAGCCAGAAGGCGATCGTCATCGGAAAGCACGGTGCACGCCTCCGGGAGGTCGGCGAACGTGCCCGCGCACAAATCGAACCGCTTGTCGGCTCGCGGGTCTTCCTCTCACTCCGTGTGAAAGTCGCGCGTGACTGGCAGCGCGACCCGAAGCAGCTGGGTCGCCTTGGGTTCTAG